The Fundidesulfovibrio putealis DSM 16056 genome includes a window with the following:
- a CDS encoding DUF3309 family protein, whose amino-acid sequence MSLGTILLIVLVLALVGVIPVWPHSRSWGYAPGGIVGIILVILLVLFLLGRI is encoded by the coding sequence ATGTCACTCGGAACAATACTGCTCATAGTTTTGGTGCTGGCTCTTGTAGGCGTGATTCCAGTATGGCCGCATAGTCGTTCGTGGGGCTATGCTCCTGGAGGAATAGTAGGCATCATATTGGTTATACTCCTTGTTTTGTTCTTGCTTGGAAGGATTTAG
- a CDS encoding undecaprenyl diphosphate synthase family protein, translated as MIGAVMDFPRFKRIPEHIGVIPDGNRRWAAARDLPKESGYASGVPPGFDLFEHSRSLGIKEMTLYGFTQDNTKRPSVQTAAFRKACVEIAMGLTERDAALLVVGNTDSPLFPEELIPFARQRQVFGKGSIRVNLLVNYGWLWDLSHGASGATKPSEFTGSLASSDISRIDLVIRWGGRRRLSGFLPVQSVYSDFYFLDELWPDYCGDHLLEALRWYEDQDVTLGG; from the coding sequence ATGATCGGAGCAGTGATGGATTTCCCCAGGTTCAAGCGCATCCCCGAGCACATCGGCGTGATCCCGGACGGCAACAGGCGCTGGGCTGCGGCGCGCGACCTTCCCAAGGAGTCCGGCTACGCGTCGGGCGTGCCGCCCGGTTTTGATCTCTTTGAGCATAGCCGCTCCTTGGGCATCAAGGAGATGACCCTTTACGGATTCACCCAGGACAACACCAAGCGCCCTTCGGTCCAGACTGCCGCTTTCCGGAAAGCCTGCGTTGAAATCGCCATGGGCCTGACAGAACGCGATGCGGCTCTTCTGGTCGTCGGCAACACCGACTCTCCCCTCTTTCCTGAGGAACTCATTCCTTTTGCGCGTCAGCGGCAGGTTTTCGGCAAGGGGTCGATCCGGGTGAACCTTCTGGTCAATTACGGGTGGCTTTGGGACCTCTCGCATGGGGCCTCAGGCGCGACAAAGCCGTCCGAGTTCACGGGGTCTCTCGCCTCCAGCGATATCTCGCGAATAGACTTGGTCATCCGTTGGGGAGGCAGGCGCCGTTTGTCGGGTTTTCTTCCCGTGCAGTCGGTCTATTCGGACTTCTACTTCCTTGACGAACTTTGGCCTGACTATTGTGGCGACCATCTGCTGGAAGCCCTCAGATGGTACGAGGATCAGGATGTGACTCTGGGCGGATGA